In a single window of the Vespa crabro chromosome 18, iyVesCrab1.2, whole genome shotgun sequence genome:
- the LOC124430365 gene encoding uncharacterized protein LOC124430365 — protein sequence MEQDGKTYIPLNKSFLKNNISGNEGSCLNVVTPYVSHSNSSVSRINEYFTKLSINSNITKQKLEISGNDKYLAGTIRSIITSMGLVLIQPSMSNLLYLDTPLFVYNPNSQNQSFTNYVYLGKIDDIFGSVKEPMYSVSSLLEEISILNVGDQVYFLLNDPNTKFMSVEHKLNNTFNIIKHKCNE from the exons atggaacaagatggCAAAACATACATACCTTTAAATAAGAGTTTcctaaagaataatattagtgGTAACGAAGGCTCTTGTTTAAATGTAGTAACACCATATGTATCTCACTCAAATTCATCTGTGTCTCG aatcaacgaatattttacaaaacttAGCATAAATTCCAACATTACAAAACAGAAGCTTGAAATAAGTGGAAATGACAAGTATCTTGCAGGAACAATTCGAAGTATTATCACTAGCATGGGTCTTGTTCTTATCCAACCATCAATGtctaatcttttatatttggaTACTccattatttgtatataatccAAATTCtcagaatcaaagttttacaAATTATGTTTACTTAGGCAAAATTGATGATATCTTTGGTTCTGTGAAAGAACCAATGTATAGTGTATCTTCCTTATTAGAAGAAATTAGTATATTAAATGTTGGAGATCaagtatattttcttctcaatGATccaaatacaaaatttatgtCTGTTGAACATAAATTAAACAACactttcaatataataaagcACAAATGTAatgagtaa
- the LOC124430364 gene encoding bifunctional 3'-phosphoadenosine 5'-phosphosulfate synthase-like gives MENPHKKMMTSCTNVSEQAHHVSRTKRGQAIGHVRGFRGCTVWLTGLSGAGKTSIAFQVEAILVDHGIAAYGLDGDNVRSGLNCNLGFSKEDRKENIRRVAEVAKLFADSGQICLCSFVSPFEEDRQMARQIHKASDLPFFEVFVDTPLNVCEARDTKGLYKKARQGAIKGFTGIDQMYERPINPDLVVTTENCTLEESAATVIDLLEKQCIIPVLPKPTAPIRELFVPESRIASAKAEADTLQSVEITKIDVQWLQILAEGWALPLTGFMRESQYLQTQHLKCLLEGGKEVNQSIPIVLAISTTDKLRLEGHSAITLKYKNKALAILRRPEFYFHRKEERCGWQFGTNNLGHPYVKMIYESGDWLVGGDIEVLERIKWHDGFDIYRLTPNEIRAKCRKMKADAVFAFQLRNPIHNGHALLMQDTKKRLLEERGFKNPVLLLHPLGGWTKEDDVPLHTRIMQHKAVLEEGVLDANSTLLAIFPSPMMYAGPVEVQWHAKARMNAGANFYIVGRDPAGMPHPNKKATPDGNLYDPTHGARVLSMARGLQSLEIIPFKVAAYDKKNKKMSFFDLERKQDFDFISGTRMRDLAKAGKCPPDGFMSPKAWNILAQYYQNVNKN, from the exons ATGGAAAACCCacataaaaaaatgatgacg tcATGTACTAATGTGTCAGAACAGGCACATCATGTATCAAGAACAAAACGTGGTCAAGCTATAGGTCATGTAAGAGGTTTTCGTGGATGTACAGTATGGTTGACTGGTCTCTCAGGAGCAGGAAAGACTTCGATAGCTTTTCAAGTGGAAGCAATACTAGTTGATCATGGAATTGCAGCATACGGGCTTGATGGAGATAATGTCAGAAGTGGTTTAAATTGTAATCTTGGCTTTAGTAAAgaagacagaaaagaaaatataaggaGAGTTGCAGAAGTTGCAAAGTTATTTGCAGATAGTGGACAAATTTGTTTATGTAGCTTTGTATCGCCATTTGAAGAAGATAGACAAATGGCAAGGCAAATACACAAAGCCTCGGATCTTCCATTCTTTGAAGTTTTTGTTGATACTCCGCTTAATGTTTGCGAAGCTAGAGATACAAAGGGACTTTATAAAAAAGCACGACAAGGTGCTATAAAAGGTTTTACTGGTATAGATCAGATGTATGAAAGACCTATTAATCCTGATTTGGTGGTAACCACAGAGAACTGTACTTTAGAAGAATCAGCTGCAACGGTGATCGATCTTCTGGAAAAACAGTGTATCATACCAGTATTACCAAAACCTACTGCACCTATAAGAGAACTGTTTGTTCCAGAATCCAGAATTGCTTCTGCCAAAGCAGAAGCAGACACTTTACAAAGTGTAGAAATTACAAAGATCGATGTACAGTGGCTTCAAATTCTAGCAGAAGGATGGGCACTCCCACTTACTGGTTTCATGAGAGAAAGCCAATATCTACAG ACTCAACATTTGAAATGTCTACTTGAAGGTGGAAAAGAAGTAAATCAGTCTATTCCTATAGTTCTTGCAATAAGTACTACAGATAAACTTCGTTTGGAGGGACATTCAGCGATAAcacttaaatataaaaacaaggCTTTGGCAATATTACGAAGACCAGagttttattttcatagaaaagaagaaagatgtgGGTGGCAATTTGGGACTAACAATTTAGGTCATCCATATGTGAAGATGATTTATGAATCAGGAGATTGGTTGGTAGGTGGGGATATAGAAGTTCTAGAAAGGATTAAATGGCACGATggttttgatatatatagattaacaCCAAATGAAATTAGAgcaaaatgtagaaaaatgaaagctGATGCAGTATTCGCATTTCAACTTAGAAATCCTATACATAATGGTCATGCCTTACTTATGCag GATACGAAAAAACGTTTACTCGAAGAAAGAGGTTTTAAAAACCCTGTACTATTATTACATCCACTAGGAGGTTGGACGAAAGAAGACGATGTACCTTTACATACAAGAATTATGCAACATAAGGCTGTTTTAGAAGAGGGTGTACTTGATGCAAATTCTACTTTGCTAGCTATTTTTCCAAGTCCTATGATGTATGCTGGTCCTGTTGAA GTACAATGGCATGCCAAGGCCAGAATGAATGCAGGTGCAAATTTTTACATTGTGGGTAGAGACCCAGCTGGTATGCCACATCCAAATAAGAAAGCTACACCTGATGGTAATCTCTATGATCCTACTCACGGTGCGAGAGTTCTTTCAATGGCACGAGGATTACAAAGCTTAGAAATCATTCCATTTAAAGTTGCGGcatatgataagaaaaataaaaaaatgtcctTTTTCGATCTAGAACGGAAACaagattttgattttatatcagGAACGAGAATGCGTg ATTTAGCTAAAGCAGGAAAGTGTCCACCTGATGGTTTTATGTCTCCGAAAGCATGGAACATCCTTgcacaatattatcaaaatgtaaataagaattaa
- the LOC124430408 gene encoding tryptophan--tRNA ligase, mitochondrial, with product MLRIVKCGVFISHSWNINVCHNAKSIRSFSQKFVKTEYSRRIFSGIQPTGNVHLGNYLGAIQKWVELQNSEKIVIWSIADMHSITLPYNPVTLKDNIFKVTATLLACGIDPQKSILFQQSDVSMHSELCWILGCITTMARLGHLPQFKEKSQTLKTIPLGLYIYPVLQAADILLYRATDVPVGQDQAQHIQLAQDLADSFNKRYGDTFPIPRSLICGDASQRIKSLRDPLKKMSKSDKDLKSRLDLTDKPDVLLEKVKKAITDFTSEVNYEPETRPGVSNLIAIHSLLTGKSPEEICKDAQGLDTGKYKLVLADVIIEKLKPIQEEIFRLLNEQFYLNEVLKIGSQKAIELAFDCYSDVKNKIGFERNKGEGKEKTKYTIVH from the exons atgttGAGAATCGTTAAATGTGGTGTTTTCATATCTCATAGTTGGAATATTAACGTTTGTCATAATGCAAAGTCTATAAGATCATTTAGTCAAAAa TTTGTAAAAACTGAGTATTCAAGGAGAATATTTTCTGGCATTCAACCTACTGGTAATGTTCATTTAGGAAATTATCTAGGTGCAATACAGAAGTGGGTAGAGTTACAAAATTCAGAAAAAATAGTTATATGGAGTATTGCAGATATGCATTCTATTACATTACCCTAT aatccTGTCACattgaaagataatatttttaaagtaacAGCCACATTATTGGCATGTGGAATAGATCCACAGAAAAGCATATTATTTCAACAGTCTGATGTTTCTATGCATTCAGAATTATGTTGGATACTTGGTTGTATTACTACCATGGCTAGGCTTGGACATTTGCCgcaattcaaagaaaaaagtcaaacCTTAAAGACTATTCCTTTaggattatatatttatcctgtTTTACAAGCAGCGGATATATTGCTTTATAG AGCTACAGATGTACCAGTTGGCCAAGATCAAGCACAACATATACAATTAGCACAGGATTTAGCAGACTCTTTTAATAAAAGGTATGGAGATACTTTTCCAATACCACGGAGCCTTATTTGTG GTGATGCAAGTCAAAGAATAAAATCACTAAGAGATCCTTTAAAGAAAATGTCCAAATCGGATAAAGATCTCAAAAGTAGGTTGGATTTAACGGATAAACCAGATGTGCTGttagaaaaagttaaaaaggCCATAACCGACTTCACATCTGAAGTAAATTATGAACCTGAAACACGACCAGGTGTTTCAAATTTAATTGCTATTCATTCTTTACTTACTGGAAAGTCACCCGAAGAGATTTGTAAAGATGCACAAGGTTTGGATACTGGAAA GTATAAATTGGTATTAGCAGATGTGATAATAGAGAAGCTAAAACCAATTCAGGAAGAGATATTTAGATTATTAAACgaacaattttatttgaatgaaGTTTTAAAGATAGGTTCACAAAAAGCAATAGAACTTGCATTTGATTGTTATTCCGatgtaaagaataaaatagggtttgaaaggaataaaggagaaggaaaagaaaagacaaaatataCTATTGTACATTGA